Proteins encoded together in one Candidatus Nitrosocaldus cavascurensis window:
- a CDS encoding sialidase family protein: protein MQKRVITALIIMAVIVTAISSSSIVVVTAANVTWDFSNDVLVSYANEDKQQRESHIAVSANNNNYLVTALMDNTPDPTPNDNDPISKCRVYNSTNAGNSWTDRGFLPLPSGTDRSNDPVVASTTDGKFFVACIAGTSSSTPYLLYWRSTDNGATWSSSPNIIKYTTDRNVDKPWIAADIKDANSQYRNNVYVCWQESIGRSNWITFKKILPSAGSEVILDTPPSSSSDPTPLRNFCHIVVGKNGIIYVIWARYNDVINTTGYIMMRRSFDGGATWFPSLNNPPYNIAQFIYVPSISSYTINGTTTSTPIFPNPQLAVDNNWDLHLVYVSKTSTSASDTDVMYRKITNCVSTSSCNISGELNVSNNSKDQWEPAITVSTKSNTVHITALDKRDNTENKAWKLWHYHCHLSTDTSSCTNISEWYYARVTDQVTYIFSTTQQFIGHYHGIATSAIVNTSAREAYTVWTDSRLYNNNQDYNIFYDRLT, encoded by the coding sequence ATGCAGAAGAGAGTGATAACAGCATTAATTATAATGGCAGTTATAGTTACTGCTATTAGTAGCAGTAGTATAGTAGTAGTAACTGCAGCAAATGTAACATGGGACTTCTCCAACGATGTGCTTGTAAGTTATGCAAATGAGGATAAACAACAAAGGGAGAGCCATATAGCAGTTAGTGCTAACAATAACAACTATCTTGTTACTGCACTGATGGATAATACACCAGATCCTACACCTAATGATAATGATCCTATAAGCAAATGCAGAGTATACAATTCTACAAATGCTGGTAATTCATGGACAGATAGAGGATTCCTGCCTCTACCATCTGGTACTGATAGGAGCAATGACCCAGTAGTTGCTAGCACTACAGATGGTAAGTTCTTTGTAGCATGTATAGCAGGAACTTCTTCAAGTACTCCATACCTACTCTACTGGAGATCAACTGATAATGGAGCAACGTGGAGTAGTTCTCCTAATATAATTAAATATACTACGGATAGAAATGTAGATAAGCCATGGATAGCAGCAGATATAAAGGATGCTAACAGTCAGTATAGGAACAATGTATATGTATGTTGGCAAGAGTCTATCGGTCGTAGTAACTGGATAACGTTCAAGAAGATATTGCCATCTGCTGGCTCAGAGGTTATCCTTGATACACCGCCATCATCTTCATCAGACCCAACACCTCTCCGTAACTTCTGCCATATAGTGGTAGGTAAGAATGGTATAATATATGTTATATGGGCTAGATATAATGATGTTATCAATACAACAGGCTATATAATGATGAGGAGATCATTCGATGGGGGAGCAACATGGTTTCCTTCACTTAATAACCCACCTTATAACATAGCCCAATTCATATATGTACCTTCCATATCAAGTTATACAATTAATGGCACAACAACCTCTACTCCTATATTCCCTAACCCTCAATTGGCAGTGGATAACAACTGGGACCTCCATCTAGTCTATGTCTCAAAGACTTCAACATCAGCAAGTGATACAGATGTAATGTATAGGAAGATAACAAACTGTGTAAGCACTTCATCCTGTAATATATCTGGAGAGCTTAATGTATCAAATAACAGCAAAGATCAGTGGGAACCTGCTATAACTGTATCAACAAAATCCAATACAGTACATATAACAGCACTTGATAAGAGAGATAATACTGAGAATAAAGCATGGAAGCTATGGCATTACCATTGCCATTTGAGTACTGATACTAGCTCATGTACAAACATCTCAGAGTGGTACTATGCTAGGGTAACAGATCAGGTAACTTATATATTCAGTACTACACAACAATTCATAGGTCATTACCATGGTATAGCAACAAGCGCTATAGTGAATACTAGTGCTAGAGAGGCTTATACTGTATGGACAGATTCAAGGCTATACAATAACAATCAGGATTACAACATATTCTATGATAGGCTGACATAA
- a CDS encoding calcium-binding protein, with amino-acid sequence MAENGGITRAEKRVTSATAITITITTILLLMVVSMTVTDGIRTVYAQSATITAECNGHTIERGNFDADGDDEVKVDGTVYNDGDTITLPSGTYTIRIATPSWPTPYNGTDDNDFIVGTSGDDYIFGRGEDDFIVGFGGNDYLYGDVVKGTDGADTLEGGDDILCGNDGDDYLYGDVIGGGNGNDTMTGGNDTLYGGKGNDNLFGDGIGGAYGDDTLTGGDDTLYGGEGDDWLEGDVIGGGDGDNTMTGGNDTLYGGKGSDRLYGDGIWGEDGDNTMTGGNDTLYGGKGSDRLYGDGIGGGVGNDTLTGGDDTLKGGDGDDYLYGDSIDGGPGVDKIQGGNDTLYGGKGNDKLFGDGIWGDADNDTAYGGNDVIDARDNVEDNDSIDGDYIILAESTTEGNQDICASDPEDTEVNCEYHDISGLATLTTDSATIPLGGSVQIIFNSSVDNPVKITNLRVITPTGNTCTYTGTLPIIVPSNPFTATYPDNFIDIDTGTDCDTSAVGEYTVVAETEVGDPITTNFNISFNVVPEAVVGAVGMVGTGFLSILLYRRLRGKSRKE; translated from the coding sequence ATGGCTGAGAATGGAGGTATAACAAGAGCAGAGAAGAGAGTTACTAGTGCAACTGCTATTACTATTACTATTACTACTATTCTACTCTTAATGGTAGTATCTATGACTGTTACAGATGGTATAAGGACTGTATATGCTCAATCTGCTACTATTACTGCTGAATGTAATGGTCATACAATAGAGAGAGGTAACTTTGATGCTGATGGAGATGATGAGGTTAAGGTTGATGGTACAGTGTATAATGATGGAGATACAATAACACTTCCTAGCGGGACATATACTATAAGGATTGCTACCCCTAGTTGGCCTACTCCATACAATGGTACAGATGATAATGACTTCATAGTTGGTACTAGTGGAGATGATTACATATTTGGTAGGGGAGAAGATGACTTCATAGTTGGCTTTGGAGGTAATGATTACCTTTATGGAGATGTTGTAAAGGGTACAGATGGTGCTGATACACTGGAGGGAGGAGATGATATACTATGCGGTAATGATGGTGATGATTACCTTTATGGAGATGTTATAGGTGGAGGCAATGGTAATGATACAATGACTGGAGGCAATGATACACTATATGGAGGAAAGGGTAATGATAATCTTTTTGGAGATGGTATAGGTGGAGCATATGGTGATGATACACTAACTGGAGGTGATGATACGCTCTATGGAGGAGAGGGTGATGATTGGCTTGAGGGAGATGTTATAGGTGGAGGAGATGGTGACAATACAATGACTGGAGGCAATGATACACTATATGGAGGAAAGGGTAGTGATAGGCTTTATGGAGATGGTATATGGGGAGAAGATGGTGACAATACAATGACTGGAGGCAATGATACACTATATGGAGGAAAGGGTAGTGATAGGCTTTATGGAGATGGTATAGGTGGAGGAGTTGGTAATGATACACTAACTGGAGGTGATGATACACTAAAGGGAGGAGATGGTGATGATTACCTTTATGGAGATAGTATAGATGGAGGCCCTGGTGTTGATAAAATACAAGGAGGCAATGATACACTATATGGAGGAAAGGGTAATGATAAGCTTTTTGGAGATGGTATATGGGGAGATGCTGATAATGATACAGCCTATGGTGGTAATGATGTAATAGATGCTAGAGATAATGTTGAAGATAATGACAGTATAGATGGTGATTATATTATACTTGCTGAATCAACTACTGAAGGCAATCAGGATATATGTGCAAGTGATCCAGAAGATACTGAAGTTAACTGTGAGTATCATGATATATCAGGATTAGCAACATTAACAACAGACTCTGCTACAATACCGCTTGGAGGATCTGTACAAATAATATTCAACTCTAGTGTTGATAATCCAGTTAAGATAACTAACCTTAGAGTGATAACACCTACTGGCAATACATGCACTTACACTGGAACATTGCCAATAATAGTGCCATCAAACCCATTCACAGCAACATATCCTGATAACTTTATTGATATTGATACTGGCACTGATTGCGATACAAGTGCTGTAGGAGAATACACAGTAGTAGCAGAGACTGAGGTTGGAGACCCAATAACAACTAACTTCAATATATCATTCAATGTTGTACCAGAAGCAGTTGTAGGAGCAGTAGGCATGGTTGGTACAGGGTTCCTATCAATACTGTTGTATAGAAGGCTTAGAGGTAAGAGTAGGAAGGAGTAA
- a CDS encoding calcium-binding protein — protein sequence MAENVGIARAKKKIASVSSSTTSAILLLLVVVSMTITDGLRTVYAQAIISAECNGNTIERGNFDGDPEDEVKVDGTVYNNGEEITLDGKTYTVRIATPSTYYTPYNGTSGNDFIVGTSSNDYIYGKGGDDFIIGFGGNDWLYGDRIDGTSDNDTLKGGDDILCGNNGNDILYGDYIHGGSGNDTMTGGNDKLDGGDGGDFILGDFIVGGDGDNTLTGGNDTLYGGEGNDSTYGDFIVGGDGDNITGGNDTLDGGSGNDILSGDFIVGGDGDNTMTGGNDTLYGGEGYDGLYGDWIDGHYGNDTAYGGNDVIDVRDDVVNNDSIDGDLISAESTTLGDQDICASDPGDLEDNCEYDDISTLATLEVSSSTIQVGQPVDITFNSSVDNPVKITSLTVTTPNGSICTYNALPIIVSENGTFTATYPDDFSGTDCDTSAIGEYTVVAKTEVGDPIITNFTVPFQVVPEAIAGIASIVGAGFLSMLLYRRLRVSKKSDRVTDSSSE from the coding sequence ATGGCAGAGAATGTAGGTATAGCAAGAGCAAAGAAGAAAATTGCTAGTGTATCTTCTTCTACTACTAGTGCTATTCTACTACTATTAGTAGTGGTATCTATGACTATAACAGATGGACTAAGGACGGTATATGCTCAAGCGATAATAAGTGCTGAGTGTAATGGTAATACAATAGAGAGGGGTAACTTTGATGGTGATCCAGAGGATGAGGTTAAGGTTGATGGTACAGTGTATAATAATGGTGAAGAGATAACACTTGATGGCAAGACATACACTGTAAGGATTGCCACCCCTAGTACTTATTATACACCATACAATGGCACATCTGGTAATGACTTCATAGTTGGTACTAGTAGCAATGATTACATATATGGCAAGGGAGGAGATGACTTCATAATTGGCTTTGGAGGCAATGATTGGCTTTATGGAGATAGGATAGATGGAACCAGTGATAATGATACACTGAAGGGAGGAGATGATATACTATGCGGTAATAATGGCAATGATATACTTTATGGAGATTATATACATGGAGGAAGTGGCAATGATACAATGACTGGAGGCAATGATAAACTAGATGGAGGAGATGGTGGTGATTTTATACTTGGAGATTTTATAGTGGGAGGAGATGGTGATAATACACTGACTGGAGGCAATGATACACTATATGGAGGAGAGGGTAATGATAGTACTTATGGAGATTTTATAGTGGGAGGAGACGGTGATAACATAACTGGAGGCAATGATACACTAGATGGAGGAAGTGGCAATGATATACTTTCTGGAGATTTTATAGTGGGAGGAGATGGTGACAATACAATGACTGGAGGCAATGATACACTATATGGAGGAGAGGGTTATGATGGGCTTTATGGAGATTGGATAGATGGACACTATGGTAATGATACAGCCTATGGTGGTAATGATGTAATAGATGTTAGGGATGATGTTGTGAATAATGACAGTATAGATGGTGACCTTATATCTGCTGAATCAACTACTCTAGGCGATCAGGATATATGTGCAAGTGATCCAGGAGATTTGGAAGATAACTGTGAATATGATGATATATCAACACTAGCAACATTAGAAGTAAGCTCCTCTACAATACAGGTTGGGCAACCAGTGGATATAACATTCAACTCTAGCGTTGATAACCCAGTCAAGATAACTAGCCTTACTGTAACAACTCCTAATGGCAGTATATGCACTTACAATGCATTACCAATAATAGTGTCAGAGAATGGAACATTCACAGCAACATATCCTGATGACTTTAGTGGTACTGATTGCGATACAAGTGCTATAGGAGAATACACAGTAGTAGCAAAAACTGAGGTTGGAGACCCAATAATAACTAACTTCACTGTACCATTCCAAGTAGTGCCTGAAGCAATAGCAGGTATAGCAAGTATAGTTGGTGCAGGGTTCTTATCGATGCTCTTGTATAGAAGGCTTAGAGTAAGTAAGAAGAGTGATAGGGTAACTGACAGTAGTAGTGAATAG
- a CDS encoding EVE domain-containing protein gives MPIWWIAAGPPENWKVAFESGRIWGVIDKKFTQWDKLSKGDYILFYVTKPVSGIVGYGVVRTKFKQDKPLWPMEVSEGKVIWPYRFEFDIEYCLPQDRWEIHKVSSNYMAAVARAGFQRVKEEEAQAIIRQLTSGMKS, from the coding sequence ATGCCTATATGGTGGATTGCTGCTGGACCGCCAGAGAACTGGAAGGTTGCATTTGAGTCTGGGAGGATCTGGGGAGTAATAGATAAAAAGTTTACCCAATGGGATAAATTGTCTAAGGGTGACTATATCCTATTTTATGTAACTAAACCTGTTAGTGGCATAGTTGGTTATGGTGTTGTTAGAACAAAGTTTAAGCAAGATAAGCCACTCTGGCCGATGGAGGTAAGTGAAGGGAAAGTTATATGGCCATATAGGTTCGAGTTCGATATAGAATATTGCCTCCCTCAAGATAGATGGGAGATACATAAAGTCTCTTCCAATTATATGGCAGCTGTTGCAAGAGCAGGTTTTCAGCGAGTTAAGGAAGAAGAGGCCCAAGCCATTATAAGACAATTAACTTCAGGTATGAAATCCTGA
- a CDS encoding type IV secretory system conjugative DNA transfer family protein translates to MDNNSSSGNSSTNNNNNSNNNNNSPSNNNSNSNNTRIEEVILANPYAVIIGYDGTSRFFTIEAKDRVHIFITGETGAGKSELLKLLMYQNILRKEGFMLIDPHGSLARSVLSILKTKLTDEEYSNRVIYINPEVTDYKINPLEIKDYKKAHVVVMSFISALKNLYDYAWGDRLETILRNAINLVVECDPPCILGKIARVLADNKYRDMLIKGSGDKEVEYYWNSVYPNYAREAFTAVYNKLDKLLSISSVRKTFNVLESNLDIEEAIESNKIIIVDLASGFTDDITRFLGSIFLHLAYITARRRIDRYDTAKLQSMHKYYLYIDEAQLISTFAIREVLNALRKFNMHVTLVTQSINAFDKQVQRELPALARTVICFRSDPETAEVFAHLFQVKPEQIYTLPLHYFYFYSQGETAVRGLAKSYPLG, encoded by the coding sequence GTGGATAACAATAGTAGTAGTGGTAATAGCAGTACTAATAACAATAATAACAGCAATAATAACAACAATAGCCCTAGCAATAACAACAGCAATAGCAATAACACACGTATTGAGGAGGTTATCTTGGCTAACCCATATGCAGTCATTATAGGTTATGACGGTACTAGCAGGTTCTTTACCATAGAGGCAAAGGATAGAGTACATATCTTCATTACTGGGGAGACTGGTGCTGGTAAGAGTGAGTTGCTCAAGTTGTTAATGTACCAGAACATATTACGCAAGGAAGGCTTCATGCTCATAGATCCACATGGCTCTCTAGCAAGATCAGTATTAAGCATTCTAAAGACAAAGTTAACGGATGAGGAGTACAGCAACAGGGTCATATACATAAACCCAGAGGTAACTGACTACAAGATAAACCCATTAGAGATCAAGGATTACAAGAAGGCACATGTGGTGGTAATGTCATTCATATCAGCATTGAAGAACCTATACGATTATGCATGGGGAGATAGGCTTGAAACAATACTGAGGAATGCTATAAACCTTGTAGTAGAGTGTGATCCTCCCTGCATTCTAGGTAAGATTGCTAGGGTATTGGCAGATAACAAGTATAGGGATATGTTGATCAAAGGATCAGGGGATAAAGAGGTAGAGTACTACTGGAATAGCGTGTACCCAAACTATGCTAGAGAAGCGTTTACAGCAGTATATAACAAGCTGGATAAACTGTTATCCATTTCCTCAGTAAGGAAGACATTCAATGTCTTAGAGAGCAACTTAGACATAGAGGAGGCTATAGAATCAAACAAGATAATCATAGTTGATCTTGCCTCTGGCTTTACAGACGATATAACCAGATTCTTAGGCTCAATCTTTCTACACTTGGCATATATTACTGCTAGGAGGAGGATTGACCGTTATGATACTGCTAAGTTGCAGTCTATGCATAAGTACTATCTGTATATAGACGAGGCTCAACTCATTAGCACATTTGCTATAAGAGAGGTGTTGAACGCTCTAAGGAAGTTCAACATGCATGTAACCTTAGTTACTCAGTCCATAAATGCATTCGATAAGCAAGTGCAGAGAGAGTTACCAGCATTAGCAAGAACTGTTATATGCTTCAGATCAGATCCTGAAACAGCAGAGGTCTTTGCCCATTTATTTCAGGTCAAGCCAGAGCAGATATACACGCTACCATTGCATTACTTCTACTTCTACTCGCAAGGGGAAACAGCAGTTAGAGGGCTGGCAAAGAGCTATCCTCTAGGCTAA
- a CDS encoding DUF932 domain-containing protein yields MESISPSLTGAGTIEVEAKAKAEVQATIVVKDIVYPFPYPVGIGIPYLVSEQGVLKQIRRKKVVIRHNTNGYEAVAFVGKNFALVPNELVEEMTEKAVTAYNLSMLKKSKDRYENTLRIDLLSDRLAEVQEGDIVQFGVSIRNSIDGTSCLAVDLFSYRLTCRNGATVKDTNLSFAVKHIGNPQEIVKAFHRALAEVMERFDDLLKLYRRMANTALTEEHARRLLALKLPEMYYAHTGIRVRDDKVEVREGTTLWYAFNGITYVLTHRSRASPLARSYMSHRLHRVMQAIVSA; encoded by the coding sequence ATGGAGAGTATAAGCCCAAGCCTAACAGGTGCAGGAACTATAGAAGTAGAGGCAAAAGCAAAAGCAGAAGTGCAGGCAACAATAGTGGTTAAGGACATAGTCTACCCATTCCCTTATCCAGTTGGGATAGGCATACCATATCTGGTGAGTGAGCAGGGTGTCTTAAAGCAGATAAGGAGGAAGAAGGTAGTGATAAGGCACAATACTAATGGCTATGAGGCAGTAGCATTCGTAGGGAAGAACTTTGCTCTAGTACCAAATGAACTTGTAGAGGAAATGACAGAGAAGGCAGTTACAGCATATAACTTGTCAATGTTGAAGAAGAGCAAGGACAGATATGAGAACACACTAAGGATAGACCTTCTCAGTGATAGGCTAGCAGAGGTACAAGAAGGAGATATAGTGCAGTTTGGTGTCTCTATAAGGAATAGCATAGACGGTACTAGCTGTTTGGCAGTAGACCTATTCTCATACAGACTTACATGCAGGAATGGTGCAACTGTAAAGGATACAAACCTGTCATTTGCTGTTAAGCATATAGGCAACCCTCAAGAGATTGTTAAAGCATTCCATAGAGCATTAGCAGAAGTAATGGAGAGGTTCGATGACTTGTTAAAGTTGTATAGAAGAATGGCTAATACAGCACTAACAGAAGAGCATGCCAGAAGGCTATTGGCATTGAAGTTGCCAGAAATGTACTATGCCCACACAGGGATAAGGGTAAGGGACGATAAGGTGGAGGTAAGAGAAGGAACAACGCTATGGTATGCCTTCAATGGTATAACATACGTGCTTACACACAGGTCAAGAGCCTCGCCATTGGCTAGGAGTTACATGAGCCATAGACTGCACAGGGTAATGCAGGCTATAGTCTCAGCATAA
- a CDS encoding SWIM zinc finger family protein, whose translation MVENIGNGYRVTNFTKGSEYKVTLVPLNCTCPSFKFRRQCKHIDMVKRIAEKERKEEEQRHKGIAVERTEDLLVLD comes from the coding sequence ATGGTGGAGAATATAGGTAACGGGTATAGAGTAACAAACTTCACAAAGGGTAGTGAGTACAAAGTAACCCTAGTGCCATTGAACTGTACATGCCCTTCATTTAAGTTTAGGAGACAGTGCAAGCATATCGATATGGTTAAGAGGATAGCAGAGAAGGAGCGTAAGGAGGAAGAGCAAAGGCACAAAGGTATTGCTGTGGAGAGGACTGAAGACCTCTTAGTCCTTGATTAA
- a CDS encoding VirB4 family type IV secretion system protein → MKNQEPALNSASAGVRIVGTGVGAGTGTGAGISRGSVIPSLLVKDHYIYEIKSFSNFYMHNEDRQQQLIVRFLQFINSSTVLYPLQIILYKDILEYEQRIYPVLRVFVASREDLEPVLMNTEYKYRQVNINELPFFSSIRGVREYATYLRLFMSNAEGASTAKNAESLAEGTLPTTSTPTYTTSTPMTMLYARVYTLTGLPSTLYPAWIYQLLQYCPIIMLKVTRVEYATAVSSILRLAGMLKATQSRKLELKIMKAEQLREALIRQETALFKVALNAVVLANDLKELNNTGKRFKRNMKAQMVKFIAYPFKQLAMLQGEGKELYIELGSLAIAYPFISSDMLELEGVMLGENIITKAPVIWDYRVRDNYNILILATSGAGKSVTAKLLLTRLLERYPNAYTYVIDPQGEYERLQRLLGAETIRLTEYQELGLDPFNLFDKTEVADLIADIAEVPDTVRKELRVVAPTCSNIFELMNKVSDNTFMYIRDLLQEESPLSIVFKGSSRLAERNIISLKGTYAGEAKVTMLLVLALARAWKEINSLPVAIPKILVIDEGWMLFTMPSTARFVNLIARVGRKLNVIFMFITQRPEDVIANEYGRALLDNADTKILLRNNELATARIGEALQLSREEQNMLINFIRGEALMLTREYRLRVQIKPSEEELRLFSTSPV, encoded by the coding sequence ATGAAGAATCAAGAACCTGCTCTTAATAGTGCTAGTGCTGGTGTTCGTATTGTTGGTACTGGCGTTGGTGCTGGTACTGGTACTGGTGCTGGTATTAGTAGAGGTAGTGTTATACCTTCACTATTAGTCAAAGATCATTACATATATGAGATAAAGTCATTCAGCAACTTCTACATGCATAATGAGGATAGACAGCAACAGCTCATAGTACGCTTTCTGCAGTTCATAAACAGTAGTACAGTCTTATACCCATTGCAGATTATCCTGTATAAAGATATTCTTGAGTATGAGCAGAGGATATACCCAGTACTAAGAGTCTTTGTAGCAAGCAGAGAGGATTTAGAGCCTGTATTAATGAATACTGAGTACAAGTATAGGCAGGTTAACATTAATGAACTGCCATTCTTCTCCAGCATAAGAGGAGTAAGGGAGTATGCTACATATCTGAGACTCTTCATGTCTAATGCTGAAGGCGCTAGTACTGCTAAGAATGCTGAGAGTCTAGCAGAGGGTACTCTCCCTACTACCTCTACACCTACCTACACTACCTCTACCCCTATGACTATGCTCTATGCTAGAGTATATACATTAACAGGTTTACCCTCAACACTATACCCAGCATGGATATACCAGTTACTGCAGTACTGCCCTATAATCATGTTAAAGGTAACAAGGGTTGAGTATGCTACTGCTGTATCTTCAATACTAAGGTTGGCAGGAATGCTGAAGGCAACACAATCAAGGAAGTTAGAGTTAAAGATAATGAAGGCTGAGCAACTAAGGGAAGCCTTGATAAGGCAAGAAACAGCACTATTCAAGGTTGCTCTAAACGCTGTTGTACTGGCTAATGACTTGAAGGAACTTAACAATACAGGGAAGAGGTTCAAGCGCAATATGAAGGCTCAAATGGTAAAGTTCATTGCCTATCCATTCAAGCAACTAGCAATGCTACAGGGAGAAGGTAAGGAACTGTACATAGAACTAGGCTCTCTAGCCATTGCTTACCCATTCATAAGTTCAGATATGCTAGAGTTGGAAGGGGTAATGTTGGGTGAGAATATAATAACTAAAGCACCAGTCATTTGGGACTATAGGGTAAGGGACAACTACAACATATTGATACTGGCTACCTCAGGTGCAGGAAAGTCAGTTACAGCAAAGTTACTCTTAACAAGGCTGTTAGAGAGATACCCAAATGCTTACACATATGTTATCGATCCACAAGGCGAGTATGAAAGACTACAAAGGCTACTGGGAGCAGAGACGATAAGGCTGACTGAATATCAAGAACTGGGCTTAGATCCCTTCAACCTCTTTGATAAGACAGAGGTTGCTGACCTCATTGCTGACATAGCAGAAGTACCTGACACAGTAAGAAAGGAGTTAAGAGTAGTAGCACCAACATGCAGTAACATATTCGAGTTAATGAACAAGGTATCAGATAACACATTCATGTACATAAGAGACCTTCTACAGGAAGAATCTCCTCTCTCTATAGTCTTCAAAGGATCAAGCAGGTTAGCAGAGCGAAATATAATATCCTTAAAGGGTACTTATGCTGGAGAAGCAAAGGTAACCATGTTACTAGTGCTAGCACTAGCAAGGGCATGGAAGGAGATCAACTCATTACCTGTTGCAATACCTAAGATTCTGGTAATAGATGAAGGATGGATGCTATTCACAATGCCCTCAACAGCAAGATTTGTAAATTTAATTGCTAGAGTTGGTAGGAAGTTGAACGTAATATTCATGTTCATTACTCAGAGACCTGAAGATGTTATTGCCAATGAGTATGGTAGAGCCTTATTGGATAATGCTGATACAAAGATACTGCTAAGGAACAATGAACTGGCAACAGCAAGGATAGGCGAGGCATTACAGTTATCAAGAGAAGAGCAGAACATGCTTATCAACTTCATAAGGGGAGAAGCACTAATGCTAACTAGAGAGTACAGGTTAAGGGTACAGATCAAGCCTAGTGAGGAGGAGTTAAGGTTGTTCAGTACAAGCCCAGTATAG